From one Mytilus trossulus isolate FHL-02 chromosome 10, PNRI_Mtr1.1.1.hap1, whole genome shotgun sequence genomic stretch:
- the LOC134687189 gene encoding uncharacterized protein LOC134687189 has protein sequence MMLVLLICFFVGQSLAATTMAPHSTKHHNHHGTRPTHEPAVTESFGFKYDPHSHMMAAMTHHKCYLYTMVGTESADVHTTHGLHLLETKLITMVDDTTMTYSTMTHDELTAVSKLLSHSCNKAGWTTYKLN, from the exons atGATGCTTGTACTGTTGATCTGTTTCTTTGTCGGACAG TCTCTTGCCGCTACAACAATGGCACCACATAGTACTAAGCATCATAATCACCATGGAACACGTCCAACACACGAACCTGCAGTGACAGAGTCTTTCGGTTTCAAATATGATCCTCATTCT caTATGATGGCTGCCATGACCCATCATAAATGTTATCTTTACACCATGGTTGGCACAGAGTCAGCTGATGTACATACAACTCACGGTCTTCATTTACTTGAG acaaaacTTATTACAATGGTAGACGACACAACTATGACCTACAGTACCATGACACATGATGAACTCACCGCTGTCAGTAAATTGTTATCCCATTCTTGTAACAAGGCTGGATGGACCACATACaaacttaattaa